One window of Psychrobacillus sp. FSL H8-0483 genomic DNA carries:
- a CDS encoding SMEK domain-containing protein has product MKISSKKNTDRLTEYFTQVITYTKIQNKLGQFDFSKDLEIITRDLLNNLYGLNLKLLETEKQNYPSIDLGDKKGKLAVQVTSQNTKQKVQSTLDNFKKLKLDKPYSKGVIIWIWTLDKAPTGITSTVPYQVLTPINFLNNFKALEDLSTQVKIINYMENNFSILEDRYTRSILSNTEPISANNLGKLYQFLEQADYEVDLPLKKDIITAIKYLATNLKLLSSIDRNLLFECLIQAKNIDNEYLLLTQGMGIRIVEYNLLGPFDNLCEYDFIENEYEYADGTKYGARLILECVGVNYHLDWLWVVLKNSLTIQELALLIRGMDFRVLEE; this is encoded by the coding sequence ATGAAAATTAGCAGTAAAAAAAATACAGATAGACTAACTGAATACTTTACTCAAGTTATAACCTACACAAAAATTCAAAATAAATTAGGGCAATTTGATTTCAGTAAAGATTTAGAAATTATTACTAGAGATTTATTAAATAATTTATATGGATTAAATTTAAAACTACTAGAAACTGAGAAACAAAATTATCCTAGTATCGATTTAGGAGATAAAAAAGGGAAATTAGCTGTACAGGTTACTTCCCAAAACACAAAACAAAAAGTTCAATCTACCTTAGATAATTTCAAAAAGTTAAAATTAGATAAACCTTATTCGAAGGGTGTAATTATCTGGATATGGACATTAGATAAAGCACCTACAGGCATTACTTCTACTGTTCCTTATCAGGTATTAACTCCTATAAATTTTTTAAATAATTTTAAGGCCCTTGAAGATTTAAGTACTCAAGTTAAGATTATAAATTATATGGAGAACAACTTTAGTATTTTAGAGGATAGATATACTAGAAGTATCTTATCAAATACTGAGCCAATTTCTGCTAACAACTTAGGAAAATTATATCAGTTTCTTGAACAAGCAGATTATGAAGTAGATCTTCCGTTGAAAAAGGATATTATAACTGCAATAAAATATCTTGCTACAAATCTTAAATTACTATCATCTATTGATCGTAATTTATTATTCGAATGCTTAATCCAAGCTAAAAATATCGACAATGAATACCTCTTGCTTACTCAAGGTATGGGAATTCGAATTGTTGAATATAATCTTCTTGGTCCTTTCGATAATTTGTGTGAATATGACTTTATTGAAAACGAATACGAATATGCCGACGGAACAAAATATGGTGCACGTTTAATTCTAGAATGTGTTGGAGTTAATTACCATCTTGATTGGCTATGGGTAGTTCTAAAAAATTCTTTAACTATTCAAGAACTCGCTCTTCTAATAAGAGGAATGGATTTTAGGGTATTAGAAGAATAA
- a CDS encoding GNAT family N-acetyltransferase, giving the protein MIVIIYRIMEENNPIWDKVKEKIFNQVDLGTFDFENITLNAPLGDHWWKTINENGETCGFAWGDYTSNGFEISLVVGEEYRRDGLGSQIIEELEHIVKCQGVYNMVAIIQSTNPNAVKMIDWLYSKGYKLIFTNTLKTKEFATNLAKRQMVDLELVKELS; this is encoded by the coding sequence GTGATTGTTATAATTTATCGAATTATGGAAGAAAACAATCCGATTTGGGATAAAGTAAAAGAAAAGATTTTTAACCAAGTAGATTTAGGAACATTTGATTTTGAGAATATTACTTTAAATGCTCCCTTAGGTGATCATTGGTGGAAAACGATAAATGAAAATGGTGAGACCTGTGGTTTTGCTTGGGGGGATTACACTTCAAATGGTTTTGAAATTTCACTAGTAGTTGGAGAAGAGTATCGGCGGGATGGCTTAGGTTCACAGATTATTGAAGAATTAGAGCATATCGTCAAGTGCCAGGGCGTTTATAATATGGTAGCAATCATACAATCTACCAATCCCAATGCTGTTAAAATGATAGATTGGTTATATAGTAAGGGATATAAATTGATTTTTACAAATACATTAAAAACTAAAGAATTTGCTACTAATTTAGCTAAAAGACAAATGGTTGATTTAGAGCTAGTTAAGGAACTTTCTTGA
- a CDS encoding Eco57I restriction-modification methylase domain-containing protein, translating into MDNSFKNAFEYKVIYVFTIDDGAHKDLVKIGDATLHTDTQIDMLTPNSRELNQAALKRIKSYTNTAGFTPHLLHTEVAIRTIREKDGTIKLKAFRDHNVHDVLKNSGINNVAIGESTGLEWFKVDLETAKKAIDAVKKNVANLSNSDVVMHTPIIFRPEQVEAIAKTVKQFKKADRMLWNAKMRFGKTVCALEVVKQCKFEKTIIITHRPVVNAGWYEDFTKIFHGEKDYIYGSKVNGYNVGQLLQSGKKFVYFASVQDLRGSFEVGGKFNKNSEVFKTQWDCVIVDEAHEGTTTALGEDTVKAVVKVGSGTKFLALSGTPFNILTDFDEESIYTWDYIMEQESKSEWDKLHFGDSNPYDELPEIKIYTYSLGDILASKNYLTFEDKAFNFHEFFRTWTGDFSQDYAGMPATAQQGDFVHEADIWSFMNLMTKEDIKSCYPYANEGYRALFKHSLWMVPGVKEARALKKLMLKHPIFGNGMFDIVNVAGSGDEEEKYEEALSKVRKAIKDAGKDNYTITLSCGKLTTGVTVKEWTAVFMLSGSYSTSAANYLQTIFRVQSPCNDDGKIKDTAYVFDFAPDRTLKMIASAVSISAKAGKTKIADKQIMGKFLNYCPVISVSGSEMQEYSAQKLLQQLKRAYADKVVRNGFDDTNLYNDELFKLQDVDIKKFDELKGIIGKSKAASKQKEITVNSQGLTNEEYEETEKLKKKPKKELTPEEKARLEELKKMKNLRNDAISILRGISIRMPLLIYGADIPYDEEISLDKFVDVVDDSSWDLFMPDGVTKVKFREFQKYYDEEIFIAAGRRIRNIAKEADTLEPTERVKKIASLFSNFKNPDKETVLTPWRVVNMHMSDCLGGWNFWDEDYRETLDSPRFVDRGQVTKDVFGKEDCHVLEINSKTGLYPLYATYSVYREKCNKFLDDELTLEKKREIWTETVMKNIFVVCMTPMAKAITKRTLVGYYDEKVNAHYFDDLINTITNKPKLFTNKIIKGSYWKKGNDMKFDAIIGNPPYNIMDGGGKGYSSKPIYHLFIEQAKELNPHYISMITPSRWFAGGKGLDDFRNSMLHDTRLCKIIDYADNDVLFKGVAVVGGINYFLWDNEYSGKCNVTSIRGDDVTTLIRDLSEYDIFIRNNNAIQLIKRIEKSADVKMDSIVYARNVFGISSDCRGNEKSDNKHNVALFSSQKSNSMGITYINKTQVIKGQDLISKYKVMIGKVVPRGGEVGVDPKVGYRVTSTIQVLYPGSVFTDSYLLLSAFDTEVEAINFAKYMTLRFTRFLLHETYSSMNISKNNFRFVPYLDYTITWTDEELYERYKCTEAEINMIESIIRPMEYVVHKIN; encoded by the coding sequence ATGGATAATAGTTTTAAGAATGCTTTTGAGTATAAAGTCATCTATGTTTTTACGATTGATGATGGTGCCCACAAAGACTTGGTAAAAATCGGTGATGCCACACTGCATACGGACACACAGATTGACATGTTGACACCAAATAGCCGTGAACTGAATCAGGCTGCGTTAAAACGTATCAAATCATATACCAATACGGCTGGATTTACCCCTCATTTACTTCATACAGAGGTTGCTATAAGAACTATACGTGAAAAGGATGGCACAATAAAATTAAAAGCTTTCCGTGATCACAATGTGCATGATGTCTTGAAGAACTCGGGCATAAACAATGTTGCAATCGGTGAATCAACCGGGCTAGAATGGTTTAAAGTTGATTTAGAGACAGCAAAGAAAGCAATTGATGCTGTAAAGAAGAACGTTGCGAATTTAAGCAATTCAGACGTTGTAATGCACACCCCTATCATCTTTAGACCAGAACAGGTTGAAGCCATTGCAAAGACTGTTAAGCAATTTAAAAAGGCAGATAGAATGCTTTGGAATGCAAAAATGAGGTTTGGTAAGACAGTCTGTGCACTGGAAGTCGTTAAGCAATGTAAATTTGAAAAGACTATAATAATTACACATCGACCAGTAGTTAATGCTGGATGGTACGAGGACTTTACTAAGATTTTTCATGGTGAAAAAGACTATATTTACGGTTCTAAGGTCAATGGATATAATGTTGGACAATTACTCCAGTCTGGAAAAAAATTCGTTTATTTTGCTTCTGTACAGGATTTGAGAGGTTCTTTTGAAGTCGGTGGAAAGTTTAATAAGAACAGTGAAGTATTCAAGACACAATGGGATTGCGTAATAGTAGATGAGGCTCATGAGGGAACTACTACTGCCCTAGGTGAGGATACAGTTAAGGCAGTAGTAAAAGTAGGTTCCGGAACTAAGTTCCTTGCATTATCTGGAACCCCATTCAATATTTTGACGGATTTTGATGAGGAATCCATCTATACATGGGATTATATCATGGAGCAGGAAAGTAAATCCGAATGGGATAAACTCCATTTTGGTGATTCCAATCCTTATGATGAACTGCCAGAAATAAAAATCTATACATACAGTCTGGGAGACATCCTCGCCAGCAAGAATTACCTCACGTTTGAAGATAAGGCATTCAACTTCCATGAATTTTTCCGTACATGGACTGGCGATTTTAGCCAGGATTATGCTGGTATGCCTGCTACAGCACAGCAAGGCGATTTTGTACATGAAGCAGATATATGGAGTTTTATGAATCTTATGACCAAAGAAGATATTAAGAGTTGCTATCCATATGCAAATGAAGGGTACAGAGCTCTGTTCAAACACTCTTTGTGGATGGTTCCCGGTGTAAAAGAGGCTCGTGCTTTAAAGAAACTGATGCTCAAGCATCCAATCTTCGGAAATGGAATGTTTGATATCGTAAATGTCGCAGGCTCTGGAGACGAAGAAGAGAAATATGAGGAAGCATTATCTAAGGTTCGCAAAGCCATCAAAGATGCAGGAAAAGACAATTATACAATCACTCTGTCCTGCGGAAAATTGACTACCGGAGTTACGGTAAAGGAATGGACCGCAGTATTTATGCTGTCAGGTTCTTATTCAACTTCAGCAGCAAACTACCTACAAACTATATTCCGAGTCCAATCACCATGCAATGACGATGGAAAAATCAAAGATACAGCATATGTATTTGATTTTGCACCAGATCGGACTCTGAAAATGATCGCCAGTGCTGTTTCTATTTCTGCAAAGGCAGGAAAGACTAAGATTGCTGATAAGCAGATTATGGGCAAATTTTTGAATTACTGTCCTGTCATCTCCGTATCTGGCTCTGAAATGCAGGAATACAGTGCACAGAAGCTCCTCCAACAGTTAAAAAGAGCATATGCAGATAAAGTTGTTCGAAATGGATTTGATGATACAAATCTGTACAATGACGAGCTATTTAAACTGCAGGACGTTGATATCAAGAAATTTGATGAGCTGAAAGGAATTATTGGAAAATCAAAGGCGGCTTCAAAGCAGAAAGAAATAACGGTAAATAGCCAGGGGCTCACAAACGAGGAATATGAGGAAACCGAAAAGCTTAAGAAAAAACCTAAGAAAGAACTTACTCCTGAGGAAAAGGCTCGTCTAGAAGAATTAAAGAAGATGAAAAATCTTCGTAACGACGCTATATCCATTCTCCGTGGCATTTCTATCCGTATGCCGTTGCTGATTTATGGTGCAGATATTCCTTACGACGAAGAGATTTCCCTTGATAAATTCGTGGATGTAGTAGATGACTCGTCTTGGGACCTGTTTATGCCGGACGGAGTAACAAAAGTGAAGTTTCGTGAATTTCAGAAATACTATGATGAGGAAATCTTTATTGCTGCCGGACGCAGAATCCGTAATATTGCTAAGGAAGCAGATACATTGGAACCGACTGAGCGTGTAAAGAAGATTGCAAGCCTGTTTAGTAATTTCAAGAATCCTGACAAAGAGACTGTTCTGACTCCGTGGCGTGTCGTGAATATGCATATGTCCGACTGTCTTGGCGGATGGAACTTCTGGGATGAAGATTATAGGGAAACGCTTGATAGTCCTCGTTTTGTAGACCGTGGGCAGGTAACAAAAGATGTCTTTGGTAAAGAGGATTGCCATGTTTTGGAAATTAATTCCAAGACAGGCCTGTATCCGCTCTATGCTACCTATAGTGTTTATAGGGAAAAATGTAATAAGTTTTTAGATGATGAGCTGACACTTGAAAAGAAAAGAGAAATATGGACGGAGACAGTGATGAAAAATATCTTCGTTGTATGTATGACACCAATGGCAAAAGCTATAACCAAAAGAACTCTTGTCGGGTATTATGATGAAAAAGTAAATGCTCACTATTTTGATGATTTGATTAATACGATTACTAATAAGCCTAAACTATTCACTAACAAAATCATTAAAGGTTCTTACTGGAAGAAAGGAAACGATATGAAATTTGACGCAATAATTGGAAACCCACCATATAATATTATGGATGGGGGTGGCAAAGGCTATAGTTCAAAACCTATTTACCATTTATTCATTGAACAAGCCAAAGAACTCAATCCCCACTATATATCAATGATAACTCCTTCTCGATGGTTTGCTGGAGGCAAAGGACTTGACGATTTTAGAAACTCAATGCTACATGATACAAGATTATGTAAAATAATTGACTACGCAGATAATGATGTCTTATTCAAAGGTGTAGCTGTAGTAGGTGGAATTAATTATTTTCTTTGGGATAACGAATACAGTGGGAAATGTAATGTCACATCAATACGTGGAGATGATGTCACTACACTCATACGAGATTTATCAGAGTATGATATTTTCATACGTAATAATAATGCAATTCAACTCATTAAGCGCATAGAAAAAAGTGCGGATGTTAAAATGGATTCTATTGTTTATGCAAGGAATGTATTTGGAATTTCATCTGATTGCCGAGGAAATGAAAAATCTGATAATAAGCATAATGTTGCCCTATTCAGTAGTCAAAAAAGTAATAGCATGGGAATAACATACATTAACAAAACTCAAGTTATTAAAGGACAAGATTTGATTTCAAAGTATAAAGTTATGATTGGAAAAGTTGTTCCACGTGGTGGAGAGGTTGGGGTTGATCCAAAAGTCGGATATAGGGTTACATCAACTATACAGGTATTATACCCAGGCTCTGTATTTACAGATTCCTATCTTTTATTATCTGCTTTTGATACAGAAGTGGAAGCTATCAATTTTGCAAAGTATATGACATTGAGATTTACGAGATTCTTATTACATGAAACATATTCTTCAATGAATATTTCAAAAAACAACTTCCGTTTTGTTCCATATTTAGATTATACGATTACATGGACAGATGAAGAACTTTATGAAAGATATAAATGTACAGAGGCTGAAATCAATATGATTGAAAGCATAATACGTCCAATGGAATATGTTGTTCACAAAATTAATTAA